The Saprospiraceae bacterium genome includes a window with the following:
- a CDS encoding vanadium-dependent haloperoxidase, giving the protein MKLLILLFFSLCFIYSCNDLNETRKIIFGTEDLNLCNRKLLEVAMEDAFPPPVASRVYVYPHIAHYITLQSFYPDSLTEITSRLNGFDTLTVNEKIKSRSNPELAALLSFCYTAKDVVFSEYQMVDMADLITQKAKVAGLSNSTIENSIKYAKLVSDLVSKRIKSDEYSVTRTLDRFTSDKRPGKWRETPPDYIAGLEPHWMKIKPLIIDSAGIYPAKSPPRYETSKNSEFYKMVSDVHSHSLNLDSTMVSIAWFWDDNPNVSEHTGHAMTVTHKISPPGHWLNIIHQISSRENSDLFKTTKAYTFSAIAMFDGIISCWYEKYKTNLVRPVTYIQENIDPEWKPLIQTPPFPEYTSGHSVISASAAEVLTDIFGKNFVFRDSTQTLFGMDARDYNSFHVAAWEVSMSRFYGGIHYRQGVEEGNKQGIFIGRYVLSDLTK; this is encoded by the coding sequence ATGAAACTTTTAATTCTATTATTTTTTAGTTTATGTTTCATTTATTCCTGCAATGATCTAAATGAAACAAGAAAGATAATATTTGGTACGGAAGATTTAAATTTATGTAACAGGAAGTTACTCGAAGTCGCTATGGAAGATGCATTTCCGCCTCCGGTGGCTTCCCGGGTGTATGTTTATCCCCATATAGCACATTATATCACACTTCAGTCATTTTATCCGGATAGTTTGACAGAGATTACTTCCAGGCTGAACGGATTCGATACTTTGACTGTCAATGAAAAAATTAAGTCCCGTTCTAATCCTGAATTAGCAGCGTTACTATCTTTTTGCTATACGGCAAAAGATGTTGTTTTCTCAGAATACCAAATGGTAGATATGGCTGATTTAATTACTCAGAAAGCAAAAGTCGCAGGTTTATCTAATTCAACCATCGAAAATTCAATAAAATATGCAAAACTTGTATCTGATTTAGTAAGTAAAAGGATTAAATCGGATGAATACTCGGTGACAAGGACGTTGGATCGTTTTACCAGTGACAAGAGACCGGGGAAGTGGAGAGAAACACCGCCTGATTACATAGCCGGACTGGAACCGCATTGGATGAAAATAAAACCCTTAATCATTGATAGTGCAGGAATATATCCTGCAAAATCACCTCCCCGATACGAAACTTCAAAAAACTCTGAATTTTATAAAATGGTAAGTGATGTTCATAGCCATTCATTAAATCTGGATTCAACTATGGTGTCCATTGCCTGGTTTTGGGATGACAATCCCAATGTTTCTGAACATACAGGACATGCAATGACAGTGACACATAAAATTTCACCACCAGGTCATTGGTTAAATATCATTCATCAGATAAGTTCCAGAGAAAATTCAGATTTATTTAAAACTACAAAAGCATATACATTTTCTGCAATTGCTATGTTTGATGGAATAATATCTTGCTGGTACGAAAAATATAAAACAAATCTGGTTCGGCCGGTAACCTATATTCAGGAAAATATCGACCCTGAATGGAAACCACTTATTCAAACTCCTCCATTTCCGGAATATACCAGTGGGCATAGTGTGATTTCAGCGTCGGCGGCTGAAGTACTTACAGATATTTTCGGAAAAAATTTTGTTTTTCGGGATTCGACCCAGACATTATTTGGAATGGACGCCCGGGATTATAATTCTTTTCATGTAGCTGCATGGGAAGTAAGTATGAGCAGATTTTATGGAGGTATTCATTACAGACAAGGTGTTGAAGAAGGAAATAAACAAGGGATTTTTATAGGTAGGTATGTACTTTCTGATTTGACCAAATAA
- a CDS encoding VCBS repeat-containing protein, whose amino-acid sequence MFNNKLYLSLIVFSCLTFSCKNEDQYQFRNIQDQNFKVSQSESDETSLFQLLDTSVTRMTFINKLTETNDQNYKSYAYIYNGGGVAVGDINNDGLLDVFMGGNMVSGRMYLNKGNFRFDDITATSGLLNDIGFKTGVNMVDINNDGFLDIYICAGGRFKEEFRKNLLYINNGDLTFTESAAKYGLDDASFSTQSYFFDMDMDGDLDLYLLNHPFDPRESNNLKLNSDKDGNLSIVLSPDLQHVSDRLYRNDNGKFMDITEKSGVLNEAFGLSAIIADFNEDLLPDIYVCNDYVKPDYLYINNGDGTFTDRFNDYFQHTSFSSMGSDYADINNDGCLDLFTLDMFPEDNERQKMHGTEYNYDKYLLTKKVNFATQFIKNTLQLNNCDGTYSDIAMFADVAHTDWSWSVLMADYDNDGWKDIFVTNGYRRSVTDNDYVKYKQDSILKLMKTGTPDIRKFIGGIPTHKTKNYLYRNNGNLSFSNVSDSWDSGPPEFSNGAVYADLDNDGYLDLIVNNLDTLSFLFKNTGKQSRANNFVRFSLNSPSPIYGAKVEITDSEGSVQTQVFYPNRGFISHVEPILHFGLGKSKGLSEVKITWPDGNIQIVENVNLNQLNKIDYIKGSESFKKIRNPNLYFEPSSVQLHPDMKHTENEYIDFKREPLLHRKYSESGPALAVADINGDGLDDVYLGGASGYSGKIFLRKKNGSFEKMDVPSLETDHKFEDIAAVFADFNGDKNLDLLVVSGGNEFTYNSPDYLDRLYIGDGKGGFKRDESAMPRVVSSGSCIALWDIDGDGDLDVFIGGRVSPGKYPAEPVNYIMRNDNGKFVNITTDISEGLNKVGMVTSAQFSDLDKDGVAELILVGEWMSPKIFKFIENKYIDVTEKFGLAEYKGWWEGILIKDLNNDGYPEIIAGNTGLNGHFKASRNKPVTLHYKDYDGNGTTDPILCHYVGKKSYPVVMRDKLLDHMVVLKKKFLRYYQYSTATIAEIFTPDQRKDESVLEANHLATTLFWNQEGKSFKAELLPVSAQLSTMKTILDYDVNNDGFSDIIMGGNEFGTDVLLGRYDASPGVLLLGDKSGNLKNVTPANSGLSILGNVRKMAILKHSSKTELLIVRNNDVCTLLNIRIQKENN is encoded by the coding sequence ATGTTTAATAATAAATTATATCTTTCATTAATTGTTTTCAGTTGCCTGACTTTTTCCTGCAAGAATGAAGATCAGTACCAATTTAGAAATATACAGGATCAGAATTTTAAGGTTTCACAATCAGAAAGCGATGAAACATCCCTGTTCCAATTATTGGACACAAGTGTAACACGCATGACCTTTATAAATAAACTGACTGAAACAAACGACCAGAATTATAAAAGTTATGCATACATATACAACGGGGGAGGAGTCGCCGTAGGTGATATCAACAATGACGGCTTATTGGATGTATTTATGGGTGGAAATATGGTTTCCGGACGTATGTATTTAAATAAGGGGAATTTCAGATTTGATGATATTACAGCAACATCCGGTTTGCTTAATGACATTGGTTTTAAAACCGGAGTAAACATGGTGGATATCAATAATGATGGATTTCTCGATATTTACATTTGTGCCGGAGGTCGTTTTAAAGAAGAATTCAGAAAAAATCTATTATACATCAATAATGGAGATTTAACATTTACAGAGAGTGCAGCAAAATATGGATTGGACGATGCGAGTTTTTCCACCCAATCTTATTTTTTTGACATGGATATGGACGGGGATTTGGATTTGTACCTGCTAAATCACCCTTTTGATCCAAGGGAAAGTAACAATCTGAAGCTAAATTCTGATAAAGACGGAAATCTAAGTATAGTATTATCGCCGGATTTGCAGCATGTCAGTGACAGATTGTACAGAAATGACAATGGTAAGTTTATGGATATCACAGAAAAAAGCGGGGTATTGAATGAAGCGTTTGGGTTGAGCGCTATTATTGCTGATTTTAATGAGGACTTATTGCCTGATATTTATGTATGCAATGATTATGTGAAACCTGATTATTTATATATCAATAACGGCGACGGTACTTTTACGGATCGGTTTAACGATTATTTCCAGCATACTTCTTTTTCATCGATGGGTTCTGATTATGCCGATATAAATAATGATGGCTGTCTGGATTTATTCACTCTAGACATGTTTCCGGAAGATAATGAAAGACAAAAAATGCATGGAACCGAATACAATTATGATAAGTACCTATTGACAAAAAAAGTAAATTTTGCGACACAATTTATTAAGAATACCTTACAATTAAATAATTGTGACGGTACATATTCCGATATTGCTATGTTTGCAGATGTTGCGCATACAGACTGGAGCTGGTCTGTGTTAATGGCAGATTATGATAATGATGGCTGGAAGGATATTTTTGTAACAAACGGGTATCGGCGAAGTGTTACTGATAATGATTACGTTAAGTACAAACAGGATTCCATTTTAAAGTTAATGAAGACAGGTACACCCGATATCAGAAAATTTATCGGAGGGATTCCAACACATAAAACAAAAAATTATTTATACCGTAACAATGGTAATCTCAGCTTCTCCAATGTTTCTGATTCATGGGATTCCGGACCTCCGGAGTTTTCGAACGGTGCAGTTTATGCGGATTTGGACAATGATGGTTATCTTGATTTAATCGTAAATAATTTAGATACTTTATCTTTTTTATTTAAAAACACAGGTAAACAAAGCAGAGCTAATAATTTTGTCAGATTTAGTCTGAATTCACCCTCCCCAATATATGGAGCCAAAGTAGAAATTACTGATTCAGAAGGCAGTGTGCAAACACAAGTATTTTATCCAAACAGAGGTTTTATATCACATGTCGAACCAATATTACATTTTGGGTTAGGCAAATCAAAAGGTTTATCAGAAGTTAAAATTACCTGGCCTGATGGAAATATTCAGATTGTTGAAAATGTAAATTTGAATCAATTAAACAAAATTGATTATATTAAAGGTAGTGAATCCTTCAAAAAGATACGAAACCCAAATTTGTATTTTGAACCATCTTCTGTACAGCTTCATCCGGATATGAAGCATACTGAGAATGAGTATATTGATTTTAAAAGAGAGCCTTTGTTGCACAGGAAGTATTCAGAATCAGGCCCCGCATTGGCAGTTGCAGACATTAACGGTGATGGCTTGGATGATGTATATTTAGGTGGGGCATCAGGCTATTCGGGTAAAATATTTTTAAGGAAAAAAAATGGCAGTTTTGAAAAAATGGATGTTCCGTCTTTAGAAACAGATCATAAATTTGAAGATATAGCTGCTGTTTTTGCAGATTTTAACGGAGACAAAAATTTAGATTTATTGGTCGTAAGCGGTGGGAATGAATTTACTTACAATTCACCCGATTACCTTGATCGACTATATATCGGAGATGGAAAAGGAGGATTTAAAAGAGATGAATCTGCTATGCCCAGAGTGGTGAGTAGTGGTTCTTGTATAGCATTATGGGATATAGATGGAGATGGTGACTTGGATGTATTTATTGGAGGAAGGGTTAGTCCGGGCAAATATCCTGCAGAGCCTGTAAATTATATAATGAGAAATGATAATGGGAAGTTTGTCAACATCACCACCGATATTTCTGAAGGTCTGAATAAAGTGGGGATGGTTACTTCAGCACAATTCTCTGATCTGGATAAGGATGGTGTTGCAGAATTGATTTTAGTAGGTGAATGGATGTCTCCAAAAATTTTCAAATTTATAGAAAATAAATATATTGATGTCACTGAGAAGTTTGGATTGGCAGAATATAAAGGCTGGTGGGAAGGGATTCTGATAAAGGACCTGAATAATGATGGCTATCCTGAAATTATAGCAGGGAATACCGGTTTAAACGGACATTTTAAAGCATCACGAAATAAGCCTGTCACATTGCATTATAAAGACTATGATGGTAATGGGACTACTGATCCCATCCTATGTCACTATGTCGGTAAAAAGAGTTATCCTGTTGTTATGCGGGATAAATTACTGGATCATATGGTAGTATTGAAGAAGAAATTTTTACGCTATTATCAATACTCTACGGCCACCATTGCGGAGATATTTACTCCTGATCAACGTAAGGACGAGTCGGTATTGGAAGCAAATCATTTGGCGACCACTCTATTTTGGAATCAGGAAGGTAAAAGTTTTAAAGCGGAATTACTTCCTGTTAGTGCTCAGTTATCCACTATGAAAACAATTCTGGATTATGATGTGAATAATGACGGGTTTTCAGACATCATAATGGGAGGAAATGAGTTTGGAACAGACGTGTTGCTGGGAAGATATGATGCATCGCCTGGTGTTCTGTTATTGGGGGATAAGTCAGGTAACCTGAAAAATGTGACTCCGGCCAACAGCGGATTATCAATACTTGGAAATGTACGAAAGATGGCAATCTTAAAACACAGCTCAAAAACTGAACTGTTGATTGTCAGAAATAATGATGTTTGCACTTTATTGAATATCAGGATTCAGAAAGAAAATAATTGA
- a CDS encoding ComEC family competence protein produces the protein MNWAAFPLLRVTLLLITGIITFEIFNLPMLQALAGLIFSLFLYIIIYFTLHTPDRRSMVLGSLILSVSFFLGGFLIGNKNNNIHSEKSKDLTGKLILITGVVDEAPVLKNRLRTFVNVTSAGFSSDHLIPLNIKTIVYFDRSDSVAARYEQGDLILMRAKINEVTPGTNPYAFDYSEYLRYRSVIHQISVPAGNHRSLSKGNLNGFQRLAIQSRLQCLETLQRYIKDERKLAVSQAILLGYRNLISDDLYQDFTDTGAIHVLAVSGLHVAIVISFFVLLLDKIRSRSLFYRIFRMVTLLLIVWFYVVMTGASPAVQRAGLMVSFYIVGKNVSNHINIYNILSISAIFLLMYDPFLLFQASFQFSYLALISIVYFQPYISQIYQPSSYILNQVWNLVSVAIAAQILVFPITIFYFHKFPIYFMLTGLVAVPLVYVILYLGLVLLAFEALLPAINFVIHPVFSFVLDIFLWLIVHIRQLPYSSIKAMWMDGIGLFLLYMIVISLMFYLVKRHILWFRSLLGLSFIYLFYFLYTDYQASKQSKIYVYDVFGGYLIDFFDGKTCFTLKSDDLSPKSENFASQNNRMMHRIEEIKDITKEFSVNGVHFEKAGNFVRNGNILFYLYKSGDYKEINKVNFKLDYCYIPSGKYKSGEWKEFHQNVQNVILDRNLRYWQSDLIWDSFSNYSIGIHDVKNDGSLKINNTLVR, from the coding sequence ATGAATTGGGCTGCATTTCCTTTATTGAGAGTCACCTTGCTGTTAATAACCGGAATCATTACTTTTGAGATTTTCAACCTTCCTATGCTGCAGGCATTAGCCGGTTTGATTTTTAGTCTGTTTTTGTATATCATCATTTATTTTACTTTACACACTCCTGACAGGCGTTCAATGGTATTAGGCTCTTTAATATTATCAGTTTCATTTTTTTTGGGTGGGTTTTTAATTGGAAATAAGAACAATAATATTCATTCTGAAAAGTCTAAAGATTTAACAGGTAAGTTGATTCTTATCACTGGTGTAGTCGATGAAGCACCTGTATTGAAAAATCGATTAAGAACTTTTGTAAATGTCACTTCCGCAGGATTTTCATCTGATCATTTGATTCCTTTAAACATCAAAACAATTGTATATTTTGACAGGTCGGATAGTGTCGCAGCACGTTATGAACAGGGTGATTTGATTCTGATGCGGGCTAAAATAAATGAGGTGACACCGGGGACAAATCCATATGCATTTGACTATTCAGAATACCTAAGGTACAGGTCTGTCATTCATCAGATATCTGTGCCGGCAGGAAATCACAGGTCCTTGTCTAAAGGAAATTTAAATGGATTTCAACGACTTGCAATTCAATCAAGGCTTCAATGTCTGGAGACGCTACAAAGGTATATAAAGGATGAGCGGAAACTTGCAGTTTCCCAAGCTATTCTATTGGGGTACCGTAATCTGATAAGTGATGATTTATACCAGGATTTTACAGATACAGGTGCAATTCACGTGCTGGCAGTTTCAGGGCTGCATGTTGCGATTGTGATTTCCTTTTTTGTTCTGCTTTTGGATAAAATCAGATCACGCTCTTTATTTTATCGAATATTCCGTATGGTTACATTACTTCTAATCGTTTGGTTTTATGTTGTAATGACAGGAGCTTCTCCGGCAGTACAAAGAGCGGGTTTGATGGTTTCTTTTTACATTGTTGGCAAAAATGTAAGCAACCATATTAATATTTATAACATACTTTCCATCAGCGCCATATTTCTTTTAATGTATGATCCATTTTTGTTGTTTCAGGCGTCATTTCAGTTCTCATATCTTGCATTAATCAGTATAGTATATTTTCAGCCATATATTTCTCAAATTTATCAGCCATCTTCCTACATACTAAATCAAGTCTGGAATTTGGTAAGTGTGGCGATTGCTGCTCAAATTTTGGTCTTCCCGATTACAATCTTTTATTTCCATAAATTTCCTATCTATTTTATGCTGACCGGATTGGTTGCGGTGCCTTTAGTTTATGTTATTTTATATCTCGGATTGGTGCTTCTCGCTTTTGAAGCCCTTCTACCGGCGATTAATTTTGTAATCCATCCGGTTTTTTCATTTGTACTTGATATATTTTTATGGTTGATTGTCCATATCCGACAGTTGCCATATAGTAGCATAAAAGCAATGTGGATGGATGGAATTGGCTTATTTTTGTTATACATGATAGTGATCAGTTTGATGTTTTATCTTGTAAAGAGACATATTCTCTGGTTCAGGTCTCTTCTGGGCTTAAGTTTTATTTACTTATTTTATTTCCTGTACACAGACTATCAGGCAAGTAAACAATCAAAAATATATGTATATGATGTTTTTGGAGGTTATTTAATTGATTTTTTTGATGGGAAAACATGTTTCACTTTAAAATCCGATGATCTAAGTCCAAAATCTGAAAATTTTGCATCCCAAAATAACAGAATGATGCACAGAATTGAAGAAATAAAGGACATCACTAAAGAATTCAGTGTGAATGGTGTTCATTTCGAAAAAGCCGGGAATTTTGTGCGAAATGGAAATATTTTGTTTTATCTGTATAAAAGTGGTGATTATAAAGAGATTAATAAAGTTAATTTTAAACTTGATTACTGCTATATTCCTTCCGGAAAATATAAATCAGGGGAATGGAAAGAATTCCATCAAAACGTTCAAAATGTGATTCTGGACAGAAACCTGAGATACTGGCAAAGTGATTTAATCTGGGATTCTTTCAGTAATTATTCCATTGGCATACACGATGTGAAAAATGACGGCTCTCTAAAGATTAATAATACTTTAGTCAGGTAG
- a CDS encoding mechanosensitive ion channel has protein sequence MKPVIIKYIIRFLLLLILVFLKRFVIHNQALLGGAFPVVESIVEFLLFFTLVNIITAILIMFYRLRKNLPYKFTDNVITGINNVYYLIVTFGVIMMFLGFWKIDFNKLLTSISIVAAAIAIISKDYVASIISGIIITFSTDISIDDYVKIGDVKGKVLDINLTKVSILTDDDDVLFLPNEKVYTSEIINYTKREIKKVSIEFEMELNNFSTVSELESNLIASLVEFHHYIEHNSFYLKIVEINKDFIKFKFQYKLKESNVDVEKMIRRKTVRVLADSIKK, from the coding sequence ATGAAACCTGTTATTATAAAATATATTATACGTTTTTTGCTTCTGTTGATATTGGTTTTTCTTAAAAGATTTGTTATACATAATCAGGCACTATTAGGAGGAGCATTCCCGGTCGTTGAAAGTATTGTGGAATTTTTACTGTTTTTTACCTTGGTAAATATTATCACAGCAATTTTAATTATGTTTTATCGATTGAGAAAAAACTTGCCTTACAAATTTACCGACAATGTAATTACAGGTATTAACAACGTTTATTATCTGATTGTGACATTCGGTGTTATTATGATGTTTCTGGGTTTTTGGAAGATAGATTTTAATAAGTTACTAACATCTATCAGTATTGTAGCTGCTGCAATAGCCATTATTTCAAAAGATTATGTAGCTAGTATCATCAGTGGAATTATTATTACGTTCAGTACGGATATAAGTATTGATGATTACGTCAAAATCGGTGATGTAAAAGGTAAGGTTCTGGATATTAATCTTACCAAAGTCTCTATCCTGACGGATGATGATGACGTCCTCTTTCTACCCAATGAAAAAGTATATACATCTGAAATTATTAACTACACCAAACGGGAAATTAAAAAGGTAAGCATAGAATTTGAAATGGAACTTAATAATTTCAGTACAGTATCAGAATTGGAATCGAATTTGATCGCTTCTTTGGTAGAATTTCATCATTATATTGAACATAATAGTTTCTATTTAAAAATAGTTGAGATTAATAAAGATTTCATTAAGTTTAAATTTCAATACAAATTAAAAGAATCCAATGTAGATGTGGAAAAAATGATACGAAGAAAGACTGTACGAGTGCTTGCCGATTCAATAAAAAAGTAG
- a CDS encoding dynamin family protein, with amino-acid sequence MIQIIDDKLKEKRTILMSILENLQLLTKKIGHEKMEKTVDELIIHAESPFTFVIVGEVKAGKSSFVNALLETDKEICKVAVSPMTDTIQQIVYGETEYVESINEYIKKIYQPVEILKEIAIVDTPGTNTIVQHHQEITERYIPYSDLIVFVFEAKNPYRQSSWDFFNFINEEWRRKIIFVLQQKDLLSADDLQININGVIDHASKKGIENPRVFAVSAKDELEKNHSGSGFKDLREYIAENITGGKAPYLKFANSLTTISTINNKLNDSLILRQKQFELDTDFRNEIHSIMDHQEQKTATQIENLMEHLLTGYDNVVRAKQADLNKGLSFVSVLKRSFSSIFGSESSLKEWLNNEAKDLELKLHHSLKDRLRSGIMDVAENIQMMGKLVDQRIKTSETVLKNSDEIFADIAEKRIHVLRDLQDSFSDFMSNAENFYDESVLAESSKMAPNLAAGSGIAIVGVILAATVNGAVFDITGGVLTTIGVIFAGVTLGLNKSRIINRFAEEVSKGRTKIEKDVSTTLLDYTKRIKQKIDYNFSDFDRMLSKEGKTLEQLKMIRGNIDSSLESLKIK; translated from the coding sequence ATGATACAAATAATTGATGATAAGCTGAAAGAAAAAAGAACCATTCTGATGTCAATATTAGAAAACCTACAGCTGCTGACAAAAAAAATCGGACACGAGAAAATGGAAAAAACAGTTGATGAACTCATCATTCATGCAGAATCTCCTTTTACTTTTGTAATCGTCGGTGAAGTAAAGGCCGGAAAGAGTAGTTTTGTAAATGCATTGTTAGAAACAGATAAGGAAATTTGCAAAGTTGCTGTATCCCCCATGACAGATACTATTCAACAAATTGTGTATGGTGAAACAGAATATGTAGAAAGCATCAATGAATACATAAAAAAAATATATCAACCTGTTGAAATACTCAAAGAAATTGCCATTGTAGATACACCCGGTACCAATACGATTGTACAGCACCATCAGGAGATTACGGAGCGGTATATCCCCTACTCAGATTTAATTGTTTTTGTATTTGAAGCAAAAAATCCATACAGACAGTCGTCCTGGGATTTTTTTAATTTCATCAATGAAGAATGGCGACGGAAGATTATTTTTGTTCTCCAGCAAAAAGACCTTTTGTCTGCGGATGACTTGCAGATTAATATAAATGGTGTAATCGATCATGCTTCCAAAAAAGGTATTGAAAATCCAAGAGTGTTTGCCGTATCCGCAAAAGATGAACTTGAAAAAAATCATTCAGGTAGTGGGTTTAAAGACCTGAGAGAATATATTGCTGAAAATATAACGGGAGGCAAGGCACCTTATTTAAAGTTTGCAAATAGTCTGACAACCATATCAACCATTAATAATAAGCTGAATGACAGTTTGATCCTCCGCCAAAAGCAATTTGAACTTGATACGGATTTCAGAAATGAAATACACTCCATTATGGATCATCAGGAACAAAAAACCGCAACACAAATTGAAAATCTCATGGAGCATTTATTGACCGGATATGATAATGTCGTTAGGGCAAAACAAGCAGATCTTAATAAAGGTCTGTCATTTGTGAGTGTTCTGAAGCGTTCTTTCAGTTCTATATTCGGCAGTGAAAGCAGCCTTAAAGAATGGCTGAACAATGAAGCCAAAGATCTCGAATTAAAACTCCATCACTCATTAAAAGACCGTCTTAGAAGTGGCATAATGGATGTAGCAGAAAACATTCAGATGATGGGTAAACTTGTAGATCAGAGAATAAAAACATCGGAAACAGTCCTGAAGAACAGTGATGAAATATTTGCTGATATTGCGGAAAAGAGAATTCATGTCCTAAGAGATCTGCAGGATAGCTTTTCTGATTTTATGAGCAATGCTGAAAACTTCTATGATGAAAGTGTGCTTGCGGAATCTTCTAAAATGGCTCCAAATCTTGCAGCCGGAAGTGGTATAGCTATTGTAGGCGTTATTCTTGCTGCAACTGTGAATGGAGCAGTATTTGACATCACAGGGGGTGTTCTTACAACAATTGGAGTAATATTTGCAGGAGTGACATTGGGTTTAAACAAAAGCAGAATAATAAACAGATTTGCCGAAGAAGTGAGTAAAGGACGGACAAAAATTGAAAAAGATGTAAGTACTACACTACTGGATTATACCAAACGGATTAAACAAAAAATCGATTATAACTTTAGCGATTTTGACAGAATGCTGTCAAAAGAAGGTAAAACATTAGAGCAATTAAAAATGATTCGTGGAAATATTGACAGTTCTTTAGAAAGTCTGAAGATAAAATAA
- a CDS encoding WbqC family protein: MNKVICASGIFYPISIFTSFIDANEICLEQNENYQKRSYRNRYSILTSNGILNLSIPLKKGKNENMPIKDVRISYDENWSEKHIQTIRSAYGKSPYFEYYFYIISAILKQRMEFLFDLNHHALLQILNLLNWKIEVQFTENFERNYYNYTDLRNFHSLTNVDIHSEFSPYVQVWSDKFPFYSNLSILDVLFCTGPESSFVLRKLQSINQKNLLL, from the coding sequence ATGAATAAGGTAATCTGCGCTTCCGGAATATTCTATCCAATTTCTATATTCACATCCTTTATTGATGCAAATGAAATATGTCTTGAACAGAATGAAAATTATCAGAAAAGAAGTTACAGAAACCGATACTCTATTTTGACATCAAACGGGATCCTGAATTTAAGTATTCCTTTAAAAAAAGGCAAAAACGAAAATATGCCCATCAAAGATGTTCGTATATCATATGATGAAAACTGGTCAGAAAAGCATATCCAAACGATACGGTCTGCTTACGGTAAAAGTCCGTATTTTGAATACTATTTTTATATAATCTCAGCTATACTTAAACAAAGGATGGAATTTCTGTTTGACCTGAATCACCATGCACTTCTCCAAATTCTTAACTTATTGAATTGGAAGATAGAAGTGCAGTTTACAGAAAATTTTGAAAGAAACTACTATAATTATACTGATTTACGTAATTTCCACAGCCTTACGAACGTGGATATTCATTCGGAATTTTCTCCTTATGTTCAGGTTTGGAGTGATAAATTTCCATTCTATAGCAACTTAAGCATTCTCGACGTATTGTTTTGCACCGGTCCTGAATCCAGTTTTGTACTTCGCAAACTTCAATCTATAAATCAAAAAAATCTGTTGTTATGA